The genome window AGCGGGACAGTCTCTCCCAGATCCTCCACGGGATCGGCAGGGTGGGGTCCTCGTCCCACGGGCACCGTGAACTCTACCGCCGCTGCTCGATGCTGCGGTTCCATCATATAAGGGCAGGGTGAGGGTGGCGTTGTCTCGCGAATAGCCTAGCGTACTGGGCTCGGGTTGCTGCCGGATGCTTTCTTCCGGACCTTCACGCCTGTCCATTGCTCATAAAGCGAGGTGACGGCGGCCATGTCGAGGGCGCCCAGGCCCTGCGCGTGCGCGGCCTCGTACATCTGCCGGACGGTGGCCGCCACCGGCATGGGCATCTCCAGACTGGCGGCCATGGCCAGCGCCAGCGAGAGATCCTTGCGCGACAGGTTGATGCCGAAGGACGGCGCGAAATTCCCGGCGAGCACGTTGGGCATGCGCTTGAGGAAGTGGTGGGAGCGGCCGCCGCTCGTGGAGAGGATCTCGAAGAGGCGCTCCGGGTCGACCCCGGCCTTCACCCCCAGCACCATCGCCTCGGCGGCCACCGCCATGTTCCCCATCGACATCACGTTGTTGACGATCTTCACGACCTGGCCCGAGCCGAGGGGACCGACGTGGTGGAGATCGGTGCCCAGCGTCATCAGAAGGGGCCGGCATCGCTCGAGCACGGCCGCCTCGCCCCCGATGAGAAAGACGAGCTTGCCGCTTCCCGCCTCGATGGGGCCGCCGCTCACGGGCGCGTCGAGACATTCGACGCCGGACTTTCTGGCCGCCGCCGCCACCTCGCGCCAGCAATCCGGATCGATGGTGCTCAGGTCGATCAATGTCATGCCAGGGCGGAGCGCCGAGAGCACCCCATCCTCGCCGAGATAGGCGCGGCGAACGGCGGCGGGATCGGTCAAGCTCGACAGGACGAAGTCCGCGGCTTCCGCGACTCGAGCCGGCGAAGCGGCCAGGATCACCCCGTTCGCCTTGGCCTGTCCGGCGCGGCCAGGATCCACGTCATAGCCCGTCACCGCATACCCCTCGGACACGAGCCGCCGCGCCATCTGCCCGCCCATGGTCCCCAAGCCAAGAAATCCGATCCTGGGCTTCGTCGTCATGGCGCGGTCCTCCCCGCCCCGCCCTCGGGCGGCAACGCGTCCAGGAAATCGAGGAGGACGCGGTTGAAGGCCGCGGGTTGATCGAGGTTCGAGGAGTGCCCGGCGCCCGCGATGACCTCGAGCCTGGCCCCGGGAATCTTCTTCGCCATGTACTCGCAGGGGGTGAGAAACGGCTGATCCTGGTCGCCCACGATGACCAGCGTGGGCACGGTGATCGACGGGAGCCCGTCGATGACGCGCGAGTCGCGCTGGGCGAGCATGCCGCGCGCGGCGTGGGCCAGGCCCTGCGCGGAGCGATGAAACCCGGCCGCCTCGCGCATCTCGCGGCTTCGTCCGCGGAGCGTGTCGAGCCCGCGCGCCTCCAGCTCCGCCGCCCGCTCCTGCGCCCGCTGGTTCCAGGCCGCGCGCGCGGCGGCGTTCCGGTACCCGGGGCCGGAGTCGCAGATGACGAGCGCGCGGACCATCTCCGGATGCGCGAGGTAGAAGCCAAGGGAGGCGTAGCCGCCGAGGGAGAGGCCGCCCACGATGGCCCGCTCCACGCCCACGTGCCGGAGCA of Candidatus Methylomirabilota bacterium contains these proteins:
- a CDS encoding NAD(P)-dependent oxidoreductase, whose amino-acid sequence is MTTKPRIGFLGLGTMGGQMARRLVSEGYAVTGYDVDPGRAGQAKANGVILAASPARVAEAADFVLSSLTDPAAVRRAYLGEDGVLSALRPGMTLIDLSTIDPDCWREVAAAARKSGVECLDAPVSGGPIEAGSGKLVFLIGGEAAVLERCRPLLMTLGTDLHHVGPLGSGQVVKIVNNVMSMGNMAVAAEAMVLGVKAGVDPERLFEILSTSGGRSHHFLKRMPNVLAGNFAPSFGINLSRKDLSLALAMAASLEMPMPVAATVRQMYEAAHAQGLGALDMAAVTSLYEQWTGVKVRKKASGSNPSPVR
- a CDS encoding alpha/beta fold hydrolase; the protein is MARAELNGIEIDYEVSGRGPAVLLSHGYSATRRMWDGQHRALEGRYTVISWSMRGHGQTDSPDDPARYSEELTVGDMRALLRHVGVERAIVGGLSLGGYASLGFYLAHPEMVRALVICDSGPGYRNAAARAAWNQRAQERAAELEARGLDTLRGRSREMREAAGFHRSAQGLAHAARGMLAQRDSRVIDGLPSITVPTLVIVGDQDQPFLTPCEYMAKKIPGARLEVIAGAGHSSNLDQPAAFNRVLLDFLDALPPEGGAGRTAP